Proteins encoded in a region of the Athene noctua chromosome 4, bAthNoc1.hap1.1, whole genome shotgun sequence genome:
- the G3BP2 gene encoding ras GTPase-activating protein-binding protein 2 isoform X2 has protein sequence MVMEKPSPLLVGREFVRQYYTLLNKAPDFLHRFYGRNSSYVHGGLDASGKPQEAVYGQAEIHKKVMSLQFSECHTKIRHVDAHATLSDGVVVQVMGELSNNGQPMRKFMQTFVLAPEGSVPNKFYVHNDIFRYEDEVFGDSEGELDEESEEEVEEEQEERQPSPEPVQENASSTYYENHPVTNGIEEALEESSHEPEPELESETKTEELKAEVEEKTLEELEEKSPSPPPVEPVSLPQEPPKPRVETKPEAQSQPPRVREQRPRERPGFPPRGPRPGRGDMEQNESDNRRIIRYPDSHQLFVGNLPHDIDESELKEFFMSFGNVVELRINTKGVGGKLPNFGFVVFDDSEPVQRILVAKPIMFRGEVRLNVEEKKTRAARERETRGGGDDRRDIRRNDRGPGGPRGIVGGGMMRDRDGRGPPPRGGMAQKLGSGRGTGQMEGRFTGQRR, from the exons ATGGTGATGGAGAAGCCAAGTCCCCTGCTCGTAGGGCGGGAGTTCGTGAGACAGTACTACACTCTGCTAAATAAAGCTCCTGACTTCTTGCACAG GTTTTATGGCAGGAATTCTTCTTATGTCCATGGAGGGCTGGATGCCAGTGGGAAACCGCAAGAAGCAGTGTATGGTCAAGCT GAGATACACAAGAAAGTGATGTCATTACAGTTCAGCGAATGCCACACCAAGATTCGTCATGTGGATGCTCATGCTACACTGAGTGATGGGGTGGTTGTGCAAGTAATGGGAGAGCTGTCGAACAACGGGCAGCCGATGAGGAAGTTCATGCAGACTTTTGTGCTTGCTCCAGAA GGTTCCGTTCCAAACAAGTTCTATGTCCATAATGATATCTTCAGATACGAAGATGAAGTATTTGGAGATTCAGAAGGCGAACTTGATGAAG AGTCTGAGGAAGAGGtggaagaggagcaggaggaaaggCAACCATCACCTGAACCTGTGCAAGAGAATGCAAGCAGTACTTACTATGAAAACCATCCTGTAAC CAATGGGATAGAGGAGGCGCTAGAAGAATCGTCTCATGAACCTGAGCCAGAATTGGAATCTGAAACCAAAACTGAGGAGCTGAAAGCTGAAGTAGAAGAAAAGACCCTTGAGGAGCTAGAAGAGAAGTCTCCATCTCCGCCTCCTGTAGAACCTGTTTCTCTACCACAAGAACCACCAAAG CCAAGAGTTGAAACTAAACCTGAAGCTCAGTCTCAACCTCCTCGTGTACGTGAACAACGTCCCAGGGAAAGACCAGGTTTTCCACCCCGAGGACCTCGACCAG GGAGAGGGGACATGGAACAAAATGAGTCGGATAATCGTCGGATAATTCGCTATCCAGACAGCCACCAGCTCTTTGTTGGGAACTTGCCACATGATATCGATGAGAGTGAACTGAAAGAGTTTTTCATGA GCTTTGGAAATGTGGTAGAACTTCGCATAAATACTAAAGGAGTGGGAGGAAAACTGcctaattttggttttgttgtattTGATGATTCTGAGCCGGTCCAGCGAATTTTAGTTGCAAAA CCTATTATGTTCCGGGGTGAGGTGCGCTTGAAcgtagaagagaaaaaaacaagagcCGCTCGTGAAAGAGAGACCCGAGGTGGAGGCGATGATCGTAGGGATATTCGGCGCAATGATAGAGGCCCTGGGGGTCCCCGTGGAATAGTGGGTGGTGGCATGATGCGAGACCGTGACGGAAGAGGACCCCCTCCGAGAGGTGGCATGGCACAGAAACTTGGCTCTGGACGAGGAACCGGGCAAATGGAAGGCCGTTTCACTGGACAGCGTCGCTGA
- the G3BP2 gene encoding ras GTPase-activating protein-binding protein 2 isoform X1 produces MVMEKPSPLLVGREFVRQYYTLLNKAPDFLHRFYGRNSSYVHGGLDASGKPQEAVYGQAEIHKKVMSLQFSECHTKIRHVDAHATLSDGVVVQVMGELSNNGQPMRKFMQTFVLAPEGSVPNKFYVHNDIFRYEDEVFGDSEGELDEESEEEVEEEQEERQPSPEPVQENASSTYYENHPVTNGIEEALEESSHEPEPELESETKTEELKAEVEEKTLEELEEKSPSPPPVEPVSLPQEPPKAFSWASVTSKNLPPSGTVSSSGIPPHVKAPVSQPRVETKPEAQSQPPRVREQRPRERPGFPPRGPRPGRGDMEQNESDNRRIIRYPDSHQLFVGNLPHDIDESELKEFFMSFGNVVELRINTKGVGGKLPNFGFVVFDDSEPVQRILVAKPIMFRGEVRLNVEEKKTRAARERETRGGGDDRRDIRRNDRGPGGPRGIVGGGMMRDRDGRGPPPRGGMAQKLGSGRGTGQMEGRFTGQRR; encoded by the exons ATGGTGATGGAGAAGCCAAGTCCCCTGCTCGTAGGGCGGGAGTTCGTGAGACAGTACTACACTCTGCTAAATAAAGCTCCTGACTTCTTGCACAG GTTTTATGGCAGGAATTCTTCTTATGTCCATGGAGGGCTGGATGCCAGTGGGAAACCGCAAGAAGCAGTGTATGGTCAAGCT GAGATACACAAGAAAGTGATGTCATTACAGTTCAGCGAATGCCACACCAAGATTCGTCATGTGGATGCTCATGCTACACTGAGTGATGGGGTGGTTGTGCAAGTAATGGGAGAGCTGTCGAACAACGGGCAGCCGATGAGGAAGTTCATGCAGACTTTTGTGCTTGCTCCAGAA GGTTCCGTTCCAAACAAGTTCTATGTCCATAATGATATCTTCAGATACGAAGATGAAGTATTTGGAGATTCAGAAGGCGAACTTGATGAAG AGTCTGAGGAAGAGGtggaagaggagcaggaggaaaggCAACCATCACCTGAACCTGTGCAAGAGAATGCAAGCAGTACTTACTATGAAAACCATCCTGTAAC CAATGGGATAGAGGAGGCGCTAGAAGAATCGTCTCATGAACCTGAGCCAGAATTGGAATCTGAAACCAAAACTGAGGAGCTGAAAGCTGAAGTAGAAGAAAAGACCCTTGAGGAGCTAGAAGAGAAGTCTCCATCTCCGCCTCCTGTAGAACCTGTTTCTCTACCACAAGAACCACCAAAG GCTTTCTCTTGGGCTTCAGTGACCAGTAAAAACCTGCCTCCTAGTGGTACTGTTTCTTCCTCTGGAATTCCACCCCATGTTAAAGCACCAGTCTCACAG CCAAGAGTTGAAACTAAACCTGAAGCTCAGTCTCAACCTCCTCGTGTACGTGAACAACGTCCCAGGGAAAGACCAGGTTTTCCACCCCGAGGACCTCGACCAG GGAGAGGGGACATGGAACAAAATGAGTCGGATAATCGTCGGATAATTCGCTATCCAGACAGCCACCAGCTCTTTGTTGGGAACTTGCCACATGATATCGATGAGAGTGAACTGAAAGAGTTTTTCATGA GCTTTGGAAATGTGGTAGAACTTCGCATAAATACTAAAGGAGTGGGAGGAAAACTGcctaattttggttttgttgtattTGATGATTCTGAGCCGGTCCAGCGAATTTTAGTTGCAAAA CCTATTATGTTCCGGGGTGAGGTGCGCTTGAAcgtagaagagaaaaaaacaagagcCGCTCGTGAAAGAGAGACCCGAGGTGGAGGCGATGATCGTAGGGATATTCGGCGCAATGATAGAGGCCCTGGGGGTCCCCGTGGAATAGTGGGTGGTGGCATGATGCGAGACCGTGACGGAAGAGGACCCCCTCCGAGAGGTGGCATGGCACAGAAACTTGGCTCTGGACGAGGAACCGGGCAAATGGAAGGCCGTTTCACTGGACAGCGTCGCTGA